GCACCTGAAGTAGCAGGCCTAACCGTAAGGAGGGATGCTCCGAGGGTGTGATTAGCGATTGGGGTGAAGTCGTAACAAGGTATCCGTACGGGAACGTGCGGATGGATCACCTCCTTTCTAAGGAGACAAAGTCTTTCTCTATTCTATTGGTAATGTTCTTGTATGGACTTATCAATAATGCGTTTGTAGCTCAGCTGGTTAGAGCACACGCCTGATAAGCGTGAGGTCGGTGGTTCAAGTCCACTCAAACGCACCATGTGGGGATATAGCTCAGTTTGGGAGAGCGACGCACTTGCACTGCGTAGGTCAGCGGTTCGATCCCGCTTATCTCCACCATTAAATTATCTGAACATTGGAAACTATATAGTAGAACAAACAAGAAAAAAATTAACTCTAACAATTTCTTAGAGTTAGCTGTCAAAAAATAGATTAAAATAATTAAGGGCACACAAAGGATGCCTAGGTAGTAAGAGCCGATGAAGGACGTGGTAAGCTGCGATAAGCCTAGATAAGTTGCAATCGAACGTAAGAGTCTAGGATTTCCGAATGGAGCAATCTATTAAGATGGAGTCTTAATACGAAAGAGGGAACCACGTGAACTGAAACATCTAAGTAACGTGAGGAAAAGAAAGTAAAAACGATACCCAAAGTAGCGGCGAGCGAACTGGGTCAAGCCTAAACCTTAAATATGTCAAGGATACAGCCGTTGTATTTAAGGGGTTGAGGGACAAAGTAGTGAAGAACTGTAAGATATTCAATATAGTGTATTGATGAATTAGAATTGTATGGAAAGATAAACCGCAGAAGGTGAGAGTCCTGTATAAGTAAATCCTTACACATATAACTTTGCTCCCAAGTAACATGGAACACGAGGAATTCTGTGTGAATCAGTGAGGACCATATCTCATAAGGCTAAATACTCTTACTAACCGATAGCGCATAGTACCGTGAGGGAAAGGTGAAAAGAACCCCTGGAGGGGAGTGAAATAGAACCTGAAATTGTGTGCTTACAAGCGGTCAGAGCCCATTTGGGTGATGGCGTGCCTTTTGGAGAATGATCCTGCGAGTTACGTTAAACGGCGAGGTTAAGTATAACGGAGCCGAAGGGAAACCAAGTCTTAATAGGGCGATATAGTCGTTTGGCGTAGACGCGAAACCTGGTGATCTAAACCTGTCCAGGATGAAGCTGTGGTAAGACACAGTGGAGGTCCTAACCCACCGCCGTTGAAAAGTTGGGGGATGAGGTAGGTTTAGGGGTGAAAAGCCAATCGAACCAGGAGATAGCTCGTTCTCTCCGAAATGCATCTAGGTGCAGCCTTGAGTGTTCAATTATGGGGGTAGAGCACTGAATGATCTAGGGGGCATATTGCTTACTGAAATCAATCAAACTCCAAATACCATAATTTATAGCTCAGGAGTGAGACCATGGGAGTTAACTTCCATTGTCAAAAGGGAAACAACCCAGACCACCAGCTAAGGTCCCTAATTATAACTAAGTGGGAAAGGAGGTGGAGATTCACAAACAACTAGGAGGTTGGCTTAGAAGCAGCCATACCTTTAAAGAGTGCGTAATAGCTCACTAGTCGAGAGTCTCTGCGCCGACAATGTAACGGGGCTAAGTTATAAACCGAAGCTGTGGAATCCTTATGGATTGGTAGGAGAGCGTTCTGTAGGCTGTTGAAGAAGAAGGGTAACCAACTTTGGAGGTATCAGAAGTGAGAATGCAGGAATAAGTAGCGAGAAAGGGGGCGAGAATCCCCCTCGCCGGAAGACCAAGGTTTTCAGGGTAAAGCTTGTCTTCCCTGAGTAAGCCGGGACCTAAGCCCAGGCTATAATGCGTAGGCGAATGGAAAACAGATTAATATTTCTGTGCCAGTCATTTATTGTGATGGAGGGACGCAGAAGGGTATGTGCGCGGACGATCGGTTGTGTCCGTAGAAGTATGTAGGGTGACTTAGTAGGTAAATCCATTAAGTTATATCTGAGGTATGATATACAGTCGTAAGATGAATGTACAAATCCCACGCTGCCAAGAAAAACTTCTAACGTTAATATATGACTGCCCGTACTGTAAACCGACACAGGTGGTCAGGATGAGAAATCTAAGGCGGACAGGCTAACTCTCGTTAAGGAACTCTGCAAAATAACCTCGTAACTTCGGGAGAAGAGGAGCCCTTGTGTGTGAGTATACACGCGATACAAAGCGCACGAGGGTCGCAGTGAAGAGGCTCAAGCAACTGTTTAACAAAAACACAGGTCTATGCTAAGCTGTAAGGCGATGTATATGGGCTGACACCTGCCCAGTGCTGGAAGGTTAAGAGGAGGAGTGAGAGCTCCAAATTGAAGCCCCAGTGAACGGCGGCCGTAACTATAACGGTCCTAAGGTAGCGAAATTCCTTGTCGGGTAAGTTCCGACCTGCACGAATGGTGTAATGATTTGAGCGCTGTCTTGACGGGAGGCCTGGTGAAATTGTATTACCGGTGAAGATACCGGTTACCTACAGTAGGACGGAAAGACCCCATGGAGCTTTACTGTAGCTTGGTATTGGGTTTTGGCATTGCATGTATAGGATAGTTGGGAGACTATGATGGTATGGCGCTAGCTGTATCGGAGTCATCGGTGGAATACCAACCATTCAATGCTGAAATTCTAATCTGTGGTTTGTCGCCACGGAGACAGTGCTAGGTGGGCAGTTTGACTGGGGCGGTCGCCTCCGAAAGAGTAACGGAGGCGTTCAAAGGTTCTCTCAGGTTGGATGGAAATCAACCATAGAGTGCAATGGCATAAGAGAGCTTGACTGCAAGACTGACGGGTCGAGCAGATGCGAAAGCAGGACATAGTGATCCGGCGATTCCGAATGGAAGGGTCGTCGCTCAACGGATAAAAGCTACCCTGGGGATAACAGGCTGATCCTACCCGAGAGTCCATATCGACGGTAGGGTTTGGCACCTCGATGTCGGCTCATCGCATCCTGGGGCTGGAGAAGGTCCCAAGGGTTGGGCTGTTCGCCCATTAAAGCGGTACGTGAGCTGGGTTCAGAACGTCGTGAGACAGTTCGGTCCCTATCCACTGTAGGCGTTAGAATATTGAGAAGACCTGTCCTTAGTACGAGAGGACCGGGATGGACAAACCTCTGATGTACCAGTTGTCACGCCAGTGGCACAGCTGGGTAGTCACGTTTGGAATAGATAATCGCTGAAAGCATCTAAGCGAGAAACTAACTTCAAGATAAGTATTCTTTAAGATACCTTTGAGACTAGGAGGTTGATAGGTTGGAGGTGTAAGTACAGCAATGTATTTAGCTGACCAATACTAATTATCAAAGTTTTAATCTAAAATCTACTATATAGTTTCAAGTGTTCAGACTTGCACATAAAGATATTATGTGATAAAATACATATGCTTGGTGAGTATAGCTATGGGGGTACACCTAGTTACATTCCGAACCTAGAAGTTAAGCCCATATACGCTGATGGTACTTGGCTGGAAGCGGCCTGGGAGAGTATGGATTTGCCAAGCAAAATTATTAAGAGGGAAGCTAGTGCTTCTCTCTCTTTTTCTATTTGTTAAAATGATATCTATTTTCTATAAAAATTATTGAATAAAATTAAAATATATGTTAGTATAATAAGCATAAGAAAAATAAATTAAATAATAAAAACTAGTTACAAGGGAGTTAATAAATTGACTGAGAAAAGGATGTGAGCCTTGACCTTTTGACCTGATTTGGATAATGCCAACGTAGGAAGTAAAAGAGTTTATTTTAAATTGTAAGCATATACAAATTGGGTATATGCTTTTTTATTTGTTCTTGGAGGTAAGAGTGAAAAATATGAATAATGTGTTGTCAATAGCAGGGTCAGATTGTAGTGCAGGAGCAGGTATACAAGCTGATTTGAAAACTTTTGTTGCAAATGGAGTTTATGGAATGACAGTTATTACAAGTTTAACTGCACAGAATCCACAGAAGGTAAAAATGCTTGAAGATGTTTCAATAGAAATGTTAGAAAAACAAATAGAAGCGATATTTGATGTTATGGAAGTTTCGGCTGTAAAGATTGGAATGATAAATAGTAAAGAAAATGGGGAAATAATTTATGATGAGCTATTAAAATATAAGGCTAAGAATATAGTTCTTGATCCTGTAATGATAGCTACAAGTGGAAATTCTTTAATAAGAGAAGAAACAAAAAGATTTTTAGTAAATGAGCTATTCAAGATAGCAGATATAATAACACCTAATTTAGATGAAACAAAAGAAATAGTAAAAATAATTTTAAATAAAGAAAATATAGAGGATATAGATAGTATAGAAAAAATGAAAATTTATGGAAAGATAATTGCAGATTTTACTAAAAGATGGGTATTAATAAAAGGTGGACATCTTTCAAATAGTGCAGTGGATATCCTTATGAATAAAGATGGGATCTATATTTTAGAGGGAGAAAAAATTTCTAGTAATAATACTCATGGGACAGGTTGCAGTTTATCTTCAGCCATCGCTTCTAATTTAGCCAAGGGCTGTTCTATGTTGGAAGCAGTAAAAAAAGCTAAAAACTTTGTTCTATATTCAATAAAAAACTCAATAGACTTTGGAGAAATAAGTGGGACAGTAAATCAAATGGGAGAGATATATAAAAATATTGATATAGAAAAACTTTATTAAATAGAATAAGAAAAGTAACAAGAATACACATTAAGAGGAATATATGATATGAAGTTAAAGGATTGTAAAATTTACTTAGTTACTGATGAAAAAGCTTGTAGTGGAAAAGATTTCTATAAGTGTATAGAAGAAAGTATTAAAGGTGGAGTGAAGATAGTTCAGTTAAGAGAAAAAAATATTTCTACAAAAGATTTCTATGAAAAAGCTTTAAAAGTAAAAGAAATTTGTAAAAATTATGGAGTGCTGTTTATTATAAATGACAGATTAGATATAACACAGGCTGTTGAAGCAGATGGGGTCCACTTAGGGCAATCTGATATGCCAATAGAAAAAGCAAGAGAGATTTTAAAAGATAAATTTTTAATTGGAGCAACAGCAAAAAACATAGAAGAAGCCAAAAAAGCAGAGTTGTTAGGAGCAGATTATATAGGAAGTGGAGCTATTTTTGGAACAAGTACAAAAGATAATGCCAAGAAATTAGAGATAGAAGATTTAAAAAAAATAGTTAATAGTGTGAAAATTCCAGTTTTTGCAATAGGTGGAATAAATATTAATAATGTATGGATGTTAAAAAATATAGGTTTGCAAGGTATATGTTCAGTGTCAGGGATATTATCAGAAAAAGATTGTAAAAAAGCAGTAGAAAATATATTAAAAAATTTTAATTGAATAAGGAGATGATATTATGTATAAAACACAAATGGAAGCTGCTAAAAAAGGAATTTTAACAAAGGAAATGAAAAGTATTGCAGAAAGTGAAGCTATGGATGAAAAAGTTTTAATGGAAAAAGTGGCGAAGGGAGAGATTGCAATTCCTGCTAATAAAAACCATAGTTCTCTTTTAGCAAAGGGAGTTGGAACAGGTTTATCTACAAAAATAAATGTAAATTTAGGAATTTCAAAGGATTGTCCTAATGTGGATAAGGAATTAGAAAAAGTAAAGGTTGCCATAGATATGAAAGCAGATGCAATAATGGATTTAAGTTCGTTTGGAAAGACAGAAGAATTTAGAAAAAAATTAATTGCTATGTCTACTGCAATGGTTGGAACAGTTCCTGTTTATGATGCCATAGGTTTCTATGATAAGGAATTAAAGGATATAAAGGCAGAAGAATTTTTAGATGTGGTAAGAAAACATGCAGAAGATGGAGTAGATTTTGTTACTATTCATGCAGGATTGAATAGAGAAGCAGTGAATCTTTTCAAAAGAAATGAAAGAATAACTAACATTGTTTCAAGAGGAGGTTCTCTTATGTATGCTTGGATGGAGCTTAATAATGCAGAAAACCCATTCTATGAAAACTTTGATAAACTTCTTGATATTTGTGAAGAATATGATATGACAATAAGTTTAGGAGATGCACTAAGGTCAGGTTGCTTAAATGATGCAACAGATGCCTGTCAAATAAAAGAATTGATAACATTGGGAGAATTAACTAAAAGGGCTTGGAAAAGAAATGTACAAATAATAATTGAAGGACCAGGACATATGGCAATAGATGAAATTGAAGCAAATGTGAAATTGGAAAAGAAACTTTGTCACAATGCACCTTTCTATGTGCTAGGACCATTGGTAACAGATATTGCACCAGGTTATGACCATATCACTTCAGCTATTGGTGGAGCAATAGCAGCAGCTGCTGGTGTTGATTTTCTATGTTATGTAACACCAGCAGAACATCTAAGATTACCAAACTTAGATGATATGAAAGAAGGAATAATTGCTTCTCGTATAGCTGCCCATGCTGCTGATATAAGTAAAAAAGTTCCAAATGCTATTGATTGGGATAATAGAATGGCAAAATATAGAGCAGATATAGATTGGGAAGGAATGTTCACAGAGGCAATAGATGAAGAAAAAGCTAGAAGATACAGAAAAGAGTCTACCCCTGAAAATGAAGATACCTGTACTATGTGTGGAAAAATGTGTTCTATGAGAACTATGAAAAAAGTAATGTCAGGAGAAGATGTAAATATTTTAAAATAAATGGGAGTAGAAATGGCTGAAATTAATGGAAAGTATGAAGAAATTAATGATGTTAACTTATTAGATTATTTAATAAAAAATAAGTATAGAGTAGATAGAATTGTTGTTGATTACAATGGAGATATAGTAAAAAAATCAGATTTTGAAAAAATTAATATAAAAAATACAGACAAAATAGAAATTGTATGTTTTGTTGGTGGTGGATAAAAAATGGAATTAAAAGAAGAAGATTTACTTAAAAGAAATGTAAAAGGTATATCTAAAAAATTAAAGAAAACAAGAGTTTGTATTTTAGGTTTGGGCGGCTTAGGCTCTAATGTAGCTGTCTTACTTGCAAGATCAGGGATAGGCTCTTTAAAATTAGTTGATTTTGATATTGTTGAAGCAAGTAATTTGAATAGACAACAGTATAGAATATCTCATATAGGAATAAAAAAAACAGAAGCAATGAAAAGTATTATAAGGGAGATTAATCCTTTTGTAGAAGTTGATATCTTGGATATAAAAGTAGATAGAGAAAATATATATTCAATAGTTGGAGATATTGAAATTGTTGTAGAAGCCTTTGATAGAGCTGAAACAAAAGCTATGACATTAGAAGAATTGCTAACAGATAAAAATAAAATAGTTGTATCTGCCTCAGGAATGGCAGGTTTAGGTTCAGCAAATGAAATTGTCACAAGAAAAATTAAAGATAATTTTTATTTGATAGGAGACAATTATTCTGATTACGAAGAATATTCAGGTATTATGTCAACAAGAGTTATGCTTTGTGCTGCCCACCAAGCCAATATGGTTTTAAGACTTATATTAGGAGAAGAAAAATTTAAAAAAGTTATTCAATGATAAGTAAAATGGTTTATATTTTAAAATTAATGCTAGGAGAAGAAAAATGAAAGATAGTTTTAAACTTGGAAATAAAGAATTTAATTCAAGATTTATTCTTGGTTCAGGAAAATATTCAAATGAATTAATAAATAGTGCTGTTAACTATGCAGGAGCAGAGATAGTAACTGTTGCAATGAGAAGGGCTGTCAGTGGAGTTCAAGAAAATATTTTAGACTATATTCCTAAGAATATAACTTTACTTCCTAATACTTCTGGTGCAAGAAATGCAGAAGAAGCAGTGAAAATAGCAAGACTTGCAAGAGAGTGTATTCAAGGAGATTTTATAAAAATTGAGGTAATCAAAGATAGTAAATATTTTTTACCAGATAACTATGAAACTATAAAGGCAACTGAAATATTATCAAAAGAAGGATTTATTGTTATGCCATATATGTATCCAGATTTGAATGTAGCAAGAGCTTTAAGGGATGCAGGGGCAAGTTGTATAATGCCACTTGCTGCCCCAATAGGATCTAATAGGGGTTTAATAACAAAGGAATTTATACAAATTTTAATAGATGAAATAGATTTACCAATAATAGTTGATGCAGGTATAGGAAAACCCTCACAAGCCTGTGAAGCAATGGAAATGGGGGTAACTGCAATTATGGCTAATACTGCAATAGCAACTGCAAATGACATTCCAAGAATGGCAAGAGCTTTTAAGTATGCAATACAAGCTGGGAGAGAAGCCTATCTTGCAAAATTAGGTAGAGTTTTAGAAAAGGGTGCTTCTGCTTCTTCACCACTTACTGGATTTTTAAATGGGGTGGATTAATGGAATTAGAAAATATTAATTCAAATATTATGGATAAAGTAATAAGTGAAATGAATACTTATGACTATAATTCTTTTTCAAATGAAGATGTGGAGGAAGCACTAAATAAGGATTATTTATCTGTAAAAGATTTTCAGGCACTTTTATCTCCAAAAGCTATAAATTATCTTGAAGAAATGGCACAGAAAGCAAAATTATTTAGAGAAAGATATTTTGGAAATTCAGTATATATATTTACTCCCTTATATATCTCAAATTATTGTGATAATTATTGTGTCTATTGTGGTTTTAACTCACATAATAAAATAAAAAGAGCCAGATTAAATTTTGAGCAGATAGAACAAGAATTAAAAGAAATTGCAAAAAGTGGATTACAGGAAATATTGATACTCACAGGAGAAAGTGAAAGATATTCTAATGTTGAATATATAGGGGAAGCCTGCAAATTAGCAAGAAAATATTTTAATAATGTTGGAATTGAAATATATCCAGTAAATGTAAAAGATTATGAATACTTAAATTCTTGTGGAGCTGACTATGTTACAATCTTTCAAGAAACATATAATAATGAAAAATATAAAAAATTGCATTTAGAAGGGCATAAAAAAGTTTTTTCGTATAGGTTTAATTCACAAGAAAGAGCTTTAATGGGAGAAATGAGAGGAGTTGGTTTTGGAGCATTATTAGGACTAGATGATTTTAGAAAAGATGCTTTTTCAACTGGCTATCATGCCTATTTATTGCAACAAAAATACCCTTATG
This Fusobacterium animalis 7_1 DNA region includes the following protein-coding sequences:
- the thiD gene encoding bifunctional hydroxymethylpyrimidine kinase/phosphomethylpyrimidine kinase, with protein sequence MNNVLSIAGSDCSAGAGIQADLKTFVANGVYGMTVITSLTAQNPQKVKMLEDVSIEMLEKQIEAIFDVMEVSAVKIGMINSKENGEIIYDELLKYKAKNIVLDPVMIATSGNSLIREETKRFLVNELFKIADIITPNLDETKEIVKIILNKENIEDIDSIEKMKIYGKIIADFTKRWVLIKGGHLSNSAVDILMNKDGIYILEGEKISSNNTHGTGCSLSSAIASNLAKGCSMLEAVKKAKNFVLYSIKNSIDFGEISGTVNQMGEIYKNIDIEKLY
- the thiE gene encoding thiamine phosphate synthase, which gives rise to MKLKDCKIYLVTDEKACSGKDFYKCIEESIKGGVKIVQLREKNISTKDFYEKALKVKEICKNYGVLFIINDRLDITQAVEADGVHLGQSDMPIEKAREILKDKFLIGATAKNIEEAKKAELLGADYIGSGAIFGTSTKDNAKKLEIEDLKKIVNSVKIPVFAIGGININNVWMLKNIGLQGICSVSGILSEKDCKKAVENILKNFN
- the thiC gene encoding phosphomethylpyrimidine synthase ThiC → MYKTQMEAAKKGILTKEMKSIAESEAMDEKVLMEKVAKGEIAIPANKNHSSLLAKGVGTGLSTKINVNLGISKDCPNVDKELEKVKVAIDMKADAIMDLSSFGKTEEFRKKLIAMSTAMVGTVPVYDAIGFYDKELKDIKAEEFLDVVRKHAEDGVDFVTIHAGLNREAVNLFKRNERITNIVSRGGSLMYAWMELNNAENPFYENFDKLLDICEEYDMTISLGDALRSGCLNDATDACQIKELITLGELTKRAWKRNVQIIIEGPGHMAIDEIEANVKLEKKLCHNAPFYVLGPLVTDIAPGYDHITSAIGGAIAAAAGVDFLCYVTPAEHLRLPNLDDMKEGIIASRIAAHAADISKKVPNAIDWDNRMAKYRADIDWEGMFTEAIDEEKARRYRKESTPENEDTCTMCGKMCSMRTMKKVMSGEDVNILK
- the thiS gene encoding sulfur carrier protein ThiS, with the translated sequence MAEINGKYEEINDVNLLDYLIKNKYRVDRIVVDYNGDIVKKSDFEKINIKNTDKIEIVCFVGGG
- the thiF gene encoding sulfur carrier protein ThiS adenylyltransferase ThiF; its protein translation is MELKEEDLLKRNVKGISKKLKKTRVCILGLGGLGSNVAVLLARSGIGSLKLVDFDIVEASNLNRQQYRISHIGIKKTEAMKSIIREINPFVEVDILDIKVDRENIYSIVGDIEIVVEAFDRAETKAMTLEELLTDKNKIVVSASGMAGLGSANEIVTRKIKDNFYLIGDNYSDYEEYSGIMSTRVMLCAAHQANMVLRLILGEEKFKKVIQ
- a CDS encoding thiazole synthase; this encodes MKDSFKLGNKEFNSRFILGSGKYSNELINSAVNYAGAEIVTVAMRRAVSGVQENILDYIPKNITLLPNTSGARNAEEAVKIARLARECIQGDFIKIEVIKDSKYFLPDNYETIKATEILSKEGFIVMPYMYPDLNVARALRDAGASCIMPLAAPIGSNRGLITKEFIQILIDEIDLPIIVDAGIGKPSQACEAMEMGVTAIMANTAIATANDIPRMARAFKYAIQAGREAYLAKLGRVLEKGASASSPLTGFLNGVD
- the thiH gene encoding 2-iminoacetate synthase ThiH gives rise to the protein MELENINSNIMDKVISEMNTYDYNSFSNEDVEEALNKDYLSVKDFQALLSPKAINYLEEMAQKAKLFRERYFGNSVYIFTPLYISNYCDNYCVYCGFNSHNKIKRARLNFEQIEQELKEIAKSGLQEILILTGESERYSNVEYIGEACKLARKYFNNVGIEIYPVNVKDYEYLNSCGADYVTIFQETYNNEKYKKLHLEGHKKVFSYRFNSQERALMGEMRGVGFGALLGLDDFRKDAFSTGYHAYLLQQKYPYAEISISCPRLRPVINNLKIEKEIVNEKELFQIICAYRLFLPFANITISTRENPIFRDNIIKIAATKISAGVDTGIGAHTKYSTKKGDEQFEIADKRTVAQIFEKIKSEELQPVMNDYIYLKD